Sequence from the Natronomonas marina genome:
TACAACAGTGGACATCCAGCACCGCCAACGATTCTGTATCGGTCAGCGTCGTCGCTTTGATCGTCTTGACGCTTCGCCCACACCGCTGGAGGTAGTGTTGTGAGGCTTGTTCCCGTTCAAAGAACGTGCTGTCTAATGCGGCGTGACCAGACTGCGGGTGTTGCTGCGCGGAGATGCGCAGCAACGCCCGCCAGACGTACATCGCGTAGCGGTCGAAGGAGTGGTAGAACGTGGTTGGATCAGGCGGTGCGTCTGGGTGGATGCCGAGCCGATCACACACCGCTGGCATGAGGCTCACTCGATCAACGAGTTCGGCGTAGCTGTGACCTTCTTCTTTGCGAATACAGTGCGCGACGATGTGGGCCTCGCGGGCAAGCCCGCCCGAGTCGGGCTTGCCCGCTCGATTCCCCAACGCTTGTTTAGCTACACGTAGTGCTGTCTCAACGAGGTCGAGCAACGCGACGCCCATAATCGCCTTCTCGACCTCATTTCCTCAAACCGTTACGGAGTAATCCTGCCGCTGTCTTCCATTTTCAATAGAGCACTGTATTCAGCAACTGGCTCCTGACAGATGTTAGCAAGCTACCGGGTCAGTCTGATATAGCAATCCACTTTCCTGAACAGTACTGGCGACCGTCGGTCTCCGTCGCCCGCCGGTGACCGCCCGGGCGGTCCGACGGCTATTTGACCGCCGAGGCGCACCCCCGGATATGGACGAGGCGCTGGGGCCGCCGCCCGCGATGGCCGGGAAGGCCGACGAGCTGACACCGATGCTGTCGCAGTACCTCCAGTTGTGCGAGCGCTACGACGACGCACTCGTGCTGTTCCAGGTCGGCGACTTCTACGAGACGTTCTGCGAGGCCGCCGAGGCGACCGCGCGCATCCTCGAAATCACGCTCACCCAGCGGGAGGACTCGACCGGCACGTACCCGATGGCAGGCATCCCCATCGACAACGCCGAGTCGTACATCGAGACGCTACTGGACGCGGGCTACCGGGTCGCCGTCGCCGACCAGGTCCAGGAACCCGAGGAGACGACGGGCCTGGTCGACCGCGCGGTCACGCGGGTGGTCACGCCCGGAACGCTGACGGAGACGGAACTGCTCGCCGACGCCGACAACAACTTCGTCGCCTGCCTCACCGAGGGGTACGGGCTGGCGCTGCTCGACGTCTCGACGGGCGAGTTCTACGCGACACGGCTGGACCGCCTCGAGGCCGTCGAGGCCGAACTCGAGCGGTTCGACCCCGCCGAGGCCGTCGTCGGACCCGACGCGCCGACCGACCCGTTCGGCGCCGACTGCATGGTGACGCCCTACGAGCGGTCGGCCTTCGACCTCGGGAACGCCCGCGAGACGGTCGAGGCGTACTTCGGGTCGGCGTCGCTGGCCGACGAGTCCG
This genomic interval carries:
- a CDS encoding transposase; protein product: MGVALLDLVETALRVAKQALGNRAGKPDSGGLAREAHIVAHCIRKEEGHSYAELVDRVSLMPAVCDRLGIHPDAPPDPTTFYHSFDRYAMYVWRALLRISAQQHPQSGHAALDSTFFEREQASQHYLQRCGRSVKTIKATTLTDTESLAVLDVHCCIEREHDTRAGPRVVRRNADDLRAVAADNGFQDWHTEYEVAALDIDYLVHYRGSTAKATANNALIRAKGYTQRWMAETSYSTVKRTQDSALRSRFWYRQFREIVLLFALNNLKKLAKTL